A region from the Sinorhizobium alkalisoli genome encodes:
- a CDS encoding aspartate ammonia-lyase: MKIDRIETDLIGPLSIPAGKLFGVHTQRAEENFNVTGFRLRDFPELIQSMAMVKQAAALTNMELGLLSSEKALAIAEACDDLIELRAIDDNFPVDMMQGGAGTSTNMNINEVVANLALLKLGASVGDYSTLHPNDDVNLSQSTNDVYPTAIRLTLLRTCDALIASQVNLRDTFRRKGAEFADVVKVGRTQLQDAVPMTVGQEFEAFAELIDEDIIQVQSAKKNLQEVNLGGSAIGTSINVPPAFPSVACRKLSEISGLPLMTARNLVEATSDTGGFVAFSGILKRIAVKMTKICNDLRLLSSGPIGGLGEIRLPAMQAGSSIMPGKVNPVIPEMMNQIGFQVIGNDLTVTLAASAGQLQLNAMEPVIVLNILLSIRMLTRGMEIFANRCVAGIEVDKDRCKALLDQSLVLATPLAKLIGYSKAAWLSKRALSEKRSLRSIVEEDGCLTKRQIEEIFSDYAAFANAPQRTSA; this comes from the coding sequence ATGAAGATCGATCGAATAGAAACTGACCTGATCGGGCCTCTCTCCATTCCCGCGGGTAAGCTGTTTGGCGTGCATACGCAGCGCGCGGAGGAGAATTTCAACGTCACAGGCTTCCGCCTGAGAGACTTTCCCGAGCTCATCCAGTCGATGGCGATGGTGAAGCAGGCTGCGGCGCTGACCAATATGGAGCTTGGACTGCTGTCTTCTGAAAAAGCTCTTGCGATCGCAGAGGCGTGCGACGATCTCATCGAACTAAGAGCGATTGACGACAATTTTCCAGTGGACATGATGCAGGGCGGAGCGGGCACCTCGACCAACATGAACATCAACGAGGTTGTGGCCAATCTTGCTCTTCTCAAGCTGGGCGCCAGCGTCGGAGACTATTCCACGCTTCACCCGAACGACGATGTCAACCTCTCGCAGTCGACAAACGATGTCTACCCGACAGCGATCCGGCTGACCCTGTTGCGCACCTGCGACGCGCTCATCGCTTCGCAGGTTAATCTTCGGGATACATTCCGTCGGAAAGGTGCTGAATTCGCGGACGTCGTAAAGGTTGGACGCACTCAGCTCCAGGACGCCGTGCCCATGACTGTCGGCCAGGAGTTCGAAGCCTTTGCGGAGCTGATCGACGAGGACATCATCCAGGTGCAGTCTGCCAAGAAAAATCTTCAGGAGGTCAATCTCGGCGGTTCTGCAATCGGGACCTCGATCAATGTGCCGCCGGCCTTTCCGAGCGTTGCGTGCAGGAAGCTCTCCGAGATCTCCGGTCTGCCGCTCATGACAGCTCGTAACCTGGTGGAAGCGACATCGGATACAGGCGGGTTTGTCGCCTTCTCAGGCATTCTCAAACGGATTGCCGTCAAGATGACGAAGATCTGCAACGATCTGCGGCTCTTGAGCAGTGGCCCAATCGGGGGACTGGGTGAGATTCGGCTGCCGGCGATGCAGGCTGGCTCCTCGATCATGCCCGGCAAGGTCAATCCGGTCATCCCGGAAATGATGAATCAGATCGGATTTCAGGTGATCGGCAATGACCTGACGGTGACGCTGGCTGCAAGCGCCGGACAACTGCAACTCAATGCGATGGAGCCGGTCATTGTCCTGAACATCCTCCTGTCAATACGCATGCTGACCAGAGGGATGGAAATCTTCGCCAACCGATGTGTGGCGGGGATCGAGGTCGATAAGGATCGTTGTAAGGCTTTGTTGGACCAGTCTCTCGTTCTGGCCACCCCGCTAGCAAAGCTGATCGGCTACTCCAAGGCGGCTTGGCTGTCGAAGAGAGCACTATCTGAAAAGAGAAGTCTGCGCTCCATCGTCGAGGAAGACGGATGCCTGACCAAACGGCAGATCGAGGAAATCTTCAGCGACTACGCGGCGTTTGCAAACGCCCCGCAGCGCACGTCCGCATGA
- a CDS encoding MOSC domain-containing protein, with protein MTWQGSLLHIHIAPAASYEMEELAEAQLIAGRGIAGDRYYLGTGTYSPKPDVREVTLIEVEVLEAIAKGEPKIPGFKGMLKPEDHRRNLTTRGVPLNHLVGKRFRVGETILRAARMNFPCKYIEELLGMSGLYEGLLNRSGLNCSIEVGGIIRPGDPILPMDE; from the coding sequence ATGACTTGGCAGGGGAGTCTGCTCCACATTCACATTGCGCCGGCCGCTTCCTACGAAATGGAAGAACTCGCCGAGGCGCAACTCATCGCTGGCCGCGGCATTGCGGGCGACCGCTATTATCTCGGAACCGGGACTTATTCGCCCAAGCCTGACGTCCGCGAAGTCACGCTGATCGAGGTTGAGGTTCTCGAGGCGATTGCCAAGGGAGAGCCGAAGATTCCCGGGTTCAAAGGCATGCTTAAACCCGAAGATCACAGGCGCAACCTGACGACCCGCGGCGTTCCGCTCAATCATCTGGTCGGCAAGCGCTTCCGGGTGGGCGAAACGATTTTGCGGGCGGCACGGATGAACTTTCCCTGCAAATACATCGAGGAGCTTCTCGGCATGTCGGGCCTCTACGAAGGACTGCTGAACCGTTCCGGTCTCAACTGTTCGATCGAGGTCGGTGGTATAATCCGCCCTGGCGACCCGATCCTGCCAATGGACGAGTGA
- a CDS encoding PLP-dependent aminotransferase family protein has translation MVQSENQAAAVHAPRMGARRIYEALKSQILGRVYEAGSQLPSSRSLANELHVSRTTVTVAYEQLAAEGFVELRQGARPRVTALELRQRPRESDTTQEAFGPLSAYGERLRALSPWLDYLPTNLAVDFRYGDLAPSDFPALAWKRAINSVIAQRPGRLAYEDPRGSRRLRQALQGYLWRARTLQCDLEQIIVVNGSQQGLDLCARILLDANSAFVMENPGYRMARQIFSSTGASAVAVDADAGGLKTPDLSGIDARMAYVTPSHQFPLGGVMPISRRHQLLAWARDRDAYVVEDDYDSEYRYDISPVPPLQSLADGRNVIYLGTVSKTLSPMMRIGYLVVPKQLQEVFATAKQLTDRHTPMTEQEALASLIESGAYESHVRRVRRLNRERRETLLSALETAFGDRVTVEGADAGLHVVVWFNELPGSAEIALMDAARERGVGLYGISPLYDSAPEASEAPRERLGLVMGYSALTARQIEKGIQLVASAVDAVKGSG, from the coding sequence ATGGTCCAGTCGGAAAACCAAGCGGCGGCAGTGCACGCACCCAGGATGGGCGCACGCAGGATTTACGAGGCGCTCAAGAGTCAGATCCTTGGCCGTGTCTATGAAGCGGGAAGTCAACTGCCGTCTTCACGCAGCCTGGCGAATGAACTGCATGTGTCGCGGACAACGGTTACCGTTGCCTATGAACAGCTTGCCGCTGAAGGCTTTGTGGAACTGCGCCAAGGCGCTCGCCCGCGTGTGACAGCGCTGGAGCTGAGACAGCGGCCGCGAGAATCCGACACCACACAGGAGGCGTTCGGGCCGCTTTCTGCTTACGGCGAAAGACTTCGGGCGCTTTCGCCGTGGCTCGACTATCTGCCAACCAACCTGGCGGTTGATTTTCGGTACGGAGACCTTGCCCCATCTGACTTTCCGGCACTGGCGTGGAAGCGCGCTATCAATTCGGTGATTGCCCAAAGACCCGGGCGGCTGGCCTATGAGGACCCACGAGGATCCCGGCGCCTGCGGCAAGCCCTTCAGGGTTACCTTTGGCGGGCACGGACGTTGCAATGCGATCTTGAGCAAATCATCGTCGTCAACGGCTCCCAGCAGGGGCTGGATCTCTGCGCGCGGATCCTCCTCGACGCGAACAGCGCATTTGTGATGGAGAATCCCGGCTACCGAATGGCTCGCCAGATCTTCTCAAGCACTGGGGCTTCCGCCGTGGCAGTGGACGCGGACGCGGGCGGCCTGAAGACCCCGGACTTATCAGGAATCGACGCCCGGATGGCCTATGTAACACCATCCCATCAGTTTCCCTTGGGCGGTGTCATGCCGATCAGCCGTCGCCACCAGCTTCTCGCTTGGGCTCGGGATAGAGACGCCTATGTGGTTGAGGACGACTACGACAGTGAGTACCGGTACGACATCAGCCCGGTTCCGCCCCTCCAGAGCCTGGCGGACGGGCGCAACGTCATTTATCTGGGCACCGTTTCGAAGACACTGTCGCCGATGATGCGCATTGGCTACCTCGTGGTGCCAAAACAATTGCAGGAGGTGTTCGCAACCGCCAAGCAATTGACCGACCGCCATACACCCATGACCGAGCAGGAAGCGCTCGCCTCTCTGATCGAAAGTGGCGCCTATGAGAGCCATGTGCGTCGCGTCAGACGACTGAATAGGGAGCGCCGTGAGACATTATTGAGCGCTCTTGAGACTGCATTCGGCGACCGCGTCACGGTCGAGGGTGCGGATGCCGGATTGCATGTCGTCGTCTGGTTCAATGAGCTGCCGGGATCAGCTGAGATCGCCCTGATGGATGCCGCTCGCGAACGCGGCGTCGGCCTCTACGGTATTTCACCGCTCTACGATTCTGCACCAGAAGCAAGTGAGGCGCCACGAGAGCGGCTCGGATTGGTGATGGGCTATTCCGCGTTGACAGCGAGGCAGATCGAGAAGGGCATTCAACTTGTCGCCTCGGCCGTCGATGCGGTGAAGGGATCGGGCTGA
- a CDS encoding Lrp/AsnC family transcriptional regulator, with the protein MKYLLDRIDELVLAELKNNARISHAELSAKVNLSRNAVRVRIERLEREGFIKGYTIVTGEGGNDRHLTTALMFVYRHDRMRGGDVINVLRKIPEVVACDVMTGDFDLVVRVESSQADHIRQIWQQISELPGVRDTLTAFALSSVVRKA; encoded by the coding sequence ATGAAATATCTTCTGGACCGAATAGATGAACTGGTACTTGCCGAACTCAAGAACAATGCCCGCATTTCGCACGCGGAATTGTCGGCAAAGGTGAACCTGTCCCGAAACGCCGTGCGGGTGCGCATCGAACGGCTCGAACGAGAAGGTTTCATCAAAGGGTACACGATCGTCACTGGTGAGGGCGGAAACGACCGCCATCTGACCACCGCACTCATGTTCGTCTATCGCCATGACCGCATGAGAGGCGGTGACGTCATCAACGTCCTACGCAAAATTCCGGAGGTTGTCGCCTGTGACGTCATGACCGGCGATTTCGACCTGGTGGTGAGGGTCGAGTCTTCGCAAGCCGATCATATTCGCCAGATCTGGCAGCAAATATCCGAACTCCCCGGGGTACGCGACACGCTTACGGCATTCGCGCTCTCCTCCGTCGTTCGAAAGGCCTGA
- a CDS encoding trans-sulfuration enzyme family protein yields MTGGSEHDKCQKQSDHFHAASYAFDTRAIHHAFSPVDYKRAVQPPVFLTSTYGFESVEANDAAAALGGRLYAREYNPTTEILEQRLANLEGAEAGLVVSTGMAAFGTLILSLLSQGDELVVHKTLYSNTVAMVEQGLPRFGIKVVPVDLSDPSNLDAAITEKTKLVYFETPVNPLSSILDIAAISERAHARGVKVAVDSTFASPALQRPIEHGADIVLHSLTKYINGHGDTLGGALLGDAETLHRLHETGLRYITGATLAPHSAFLIMRGLKTLSLRMDRHSASALAIARMLEAHPAVSWVSYPFLDSHPDQAIARKQMAQGSGMLAFGLHAGFGGARNMLDRLRLMTRAVSLGDTDTLIYHPASITRARQSIRKDAHMVSGVGDDLIRLSVGLEDVNDLIGDLRQALATL; encoded by the coding sequence ATGACAGGCGGCAGCGAGCATGACAAATGTCAGAAACAATCTGACCACTTTCACGCGGCAAGCTACGCATTCGACACGCGGGCCATTCATCATGCGTTCAGCCCGGTGGACTACAAACGGGCAGTCCAGCCGCCAGTCTTCCTGACCTCGACCTACGGCTTCGAGAGCGTCGAGGCCAATGACGCCGCAGCAGCGCTTGGCGGCCGACTTTACGCGCGGGAATACAATCCGACCACAGAGATTCTCGAGCAGAGGCTTGCGAACCTGGAAGGGGCGGAGGCGGGCCTAGTCGTATCGACCGGTATGGCCGCCTTCGGCACTCTGATCCTCTCATTGCTGTCGCAGGGCGATGAGCTTGTCGTTCACAAAACGCTTTACTCGAATACCGTCGCGATGGTGGAGCAGGGGCTGCCGCGCTTCGGCATCAAGGTCGTTCCCGTGGACCTCTCCGATCCGTCGAACCTCGACGCGGCGATCACGGAAAAGACCAAGCTTGTCTATTTTGAGACGCCCGTGAACCCGCTCAGCAGCATTCTCGACATTGCGGCAATCTCAGAGCGCGCACACGCGCGTGGGGTGAAAGTCGCGGTGGACAGTACCTTTGCTTCTCCCGCGCTCCAGCGGCCGATCGAGCATGGCGCCGATATCGTGCTTCACTCTCTTACGAAATACATCAACGGTCATGGCGACACGTTGGGTGGGGCGCTACTCGGCGACGCCGAAACGCTCCACCGCCTGCACGAAACGGGTTTGCGTTACATTACCGGCGCCACCTTGGCGCCGCACTCCGCCTTCCTGATCATGCGCGGTCTGAAAACACTCTCACTTCGAATGGATCGGCACAGCGCCTCTGCTCTGGCGATCGCCCGAATGCTCGAAGCGCATCCCGCCGTGTCCTGGGTGAGCTATCCCTTCCTGGACTCGCATCCCGATCAGGCGATCGCGCGCAAGCAAATGGCGCAGGGGTCGGGCATGCTCGCCTTTGGACTTCACGCCGGGTTTGGCGGCGCACGAAATATGCTCGATCGCTTGCGACTGATGACACGCGCGGTGAGCCTCGGCGACACCGATACCCTGATCTATCATCCGGCCAGCATTACGAGGGCGCGGCAATCGATCCGGAAGGACGCCCATATGGTCTCGGGCGTTGGTGACGACCTCATCCGTCTTTCTGTCGGTCTTGAGGACGTGAATGACCTGATTGGCGACCTGAGGCAGGCGCTCGCGACCCTGTAA
- the dapA gene encoding 4-hydroxy-tetrahydrodipicolinate synthase, with protein MFKGSITALVTPFADGRIDEGALRALIDWQIEEGSSGLVPCGTTGESPTLTHAEHKQVVEITVETAGGRVPVIAGAGSNSTAEAIDFVRHAQEAGADGLLVVSPYYNKPTQEGIYQHFKAIDAEAEIPIIVYNIPGRSVIDIQVETLARIFSDCKNVSGVKDATGNLLRPSLERMACGKDFNLLTGEDGTALGYMAHGGHGCISVTANIAPRLCAEFQRACLEGDFALALEIQDRLMPLHRALFLETNPAGPKYALERLGRTRGDLRLPLVPVSGSVREQIDQAMLHAGILS; from the coding sequence TTGTTCAAAGGTTCCATCACCGCACTTGTTACACCCTTTGCTGATGGGCGTATCGATGAAGGGGCGCTGCGCGCCCTCATCGACTGGCAGATCGAGGAGGGATCATCCGGGCTGGTCCCATGCGGAACGACAGGCGAAAGTCCGACACTCACGCATGCCGAGCACAAGCAGGTTGTCGAGATTACGGTCGAAACGGCTGGCGGCCGCGTCCCGGTCATTGCAGGGGCGGGCTCGAACAGCACGGCGGAGGCAATCGACTTCGTTCGCCATGCACAGGAAGCCGGCGCCGATGGATTGCTGGTCGTCTCGCCCTATTACAACAAGCCGACGCAGGAGGGCATCTATCAGCATTTTAAAGCCATAGATGCCGAGGCCGAGATCCCGATCATCGTCTACAATATTCCGGGTCGCAGTGTGATCGACATTCAGGTCGAGACGCTGGCGCGCATTTTTAGCGACTGCAAAAATGTGAGCGGCGTCAAAGACGCCACCGGCAATCTCCTGCGACCTTCACTGGAGCGCATGGCCTGCGGCAAGGACTTCAACCTGCTGACCGGGGAAGACGGCACAGCCCTCGGCTACATGGCCCATGGCGGGCACGGGTGCATTTCTGTGACCGCCAACATTGCACCGCGCCTATGCGCTGAATTCCAGCGCGCCTGCCTTGAAGGCGACTTCGCCTTGGCTTTGGAGATCCAGGATCGTCTCATGCCATTGCACCGGGCGCTCTTCCTGGAAACAAACCCCGCTGGACCAAAATATGCCCTGGAGCGGCTGGGCCGCACTCGTGGGGACCTGCGATTGCCTCTTGTTCCCGTAAGCGGCTCGGTTCGCGAACAGATCGATCAGGCGATGCTCCACGCTGGCATTTTGAGTTGA
- a CDS encoding dihydrodipicolinate synthase family protein, translating to MAFLSGLSAFPITPSDPDGRVDTAALKRLVARLCIAGVDSIGLLGSTGTYMYLSREERRRALSAAIEETGGAIPVVAGVGALRTDEAVRLAQDAKAAGATAGLLAAVSYAPLTEDEVFEHFSTVARKSGLPIVIYDNPGTTHFRFTAVLVERLAQVPGIVAIKNPTEKPEEIASHLGRQRSATPKSFSIGYSGDWNAAEAMRRGADTWYSVLAGILPDVCLRLVRAAQNGDTEEALRIDASLAPIWELFKQFSSLRTVYTIADLLGVCRAEPPRPILPLAPLAKEKVAHCLTLLEQDLA from the coding sequence ATGGCTTTCCTGAGCGGGCTTTCCGCATTTCCCATCACGCCGAGTGACCCGGACGGTCGCGTCGACACTGCCGCTCTCAAGAGGCTTGTGGCGCGGCTATGCATCGCAGGCGTCGACTCCATCGGCCTTCTCGGCAGCACCGGAACCTACATGTATCTGTCCCGCGAGGAGCGGCGACGAGCCCTAAGCGCGGCGATTGAGGAAACCGGCGGGGCCATACCGGTCGTGGCAGGCGTCGGCGCCTTGCGGACCGACGAGGCGGTCAGACTGGCTCAGGACGCCAAGGCCGCAGGAGCGACCGCAGGTCTTCTTGCCGCCGTTTCGTACGCGCCGCTGACGGAGGATGAAGTCTTCGAGCATTTCTCCACCGTCGCTCGAAAGAGCGGCCTCCCCATTGTGATCTATGATAATCCGGGGACGACCCATTTCCGCTTCACGGCTGTCCTGGTGGAACGGTTGGCTCAGGTGCCTGGCATCGTGGCGATCAAGAATCCGACGGAAAAACCCGAGGAGATCGCGAGCCATCTGGGGCGGCAGAGATCCGCCACACCCAAGAGCTTCTCGATCGGCTATAGCGGCGACTGGAATGCTGCCGAAGCCATGCGCCGCGGGGCCGATACCTGGTACAGCGTGCTCGCCGGCATTCTTCCAGACGTGTGCCTGCGCCTCGTGAGAGCAGCTCAGAACGGCGATACTGAAGAGGCACTCCGGATCGATGCAAGTCTTGCCCCAATCTGGGAGCTCTTCAAGCAGTTCTCCAGCCTGCGAACCGTCTATACGATAGCCGATCTGCTTGGCGTCTGCCGGGCCGAGCCGCCCCGTCCCATCCTCCCACTAGCGCCGCTTGCAAAAGAAAAGGTAGCACACTGCCTGACCTTGCTCGAGCAGGATCTGGCCTGA
- a CDS encoding glutathione S-transferase family protein yields the protein MSEFKLHCFAMSGNSYKVALFLALAEMDWTPVFVDYFGGETHQEQWRQEVNEQGEVPVLEHKGARFSQSALILDYLAEATGKFGPENVREKQEIWRWMLFDNHKFTSYYATLRFLYGIKKTGETAVTQFLRERAIAAYRIVDDHLRQTPFLVAARPTIADLSLAGYVYMPEDTGLPQEEFLHIAKWKDRIRDLPGWRHPYDLMPGPTSL from the coding sequence ATGTCCGAATTCAAACTGCATTGCTTTGCAATGTCAGGCAACTCCTACAAGGTGGCATTGTTTCTCGCCTTGGCGGAAATGGATTGGACGCCGGTATTCGTCGACTATTTCGGTGGGGAAACACACCAAGAGCAATGGCGACAGGAGGTTAATGAACAGGGCGAGGTTCCGGTTCTTGAGCACAAGGGGGCAAGGTTCAGCCAGTCGGCGCTCATCCTCGACTATCTGGCTGAGGCGACTGGAAAATTCGGTCCCGAAAACGTGCGGGAGAAACAGGAAATCTGGCGGTGGATGTTGTTCGATAATCACAAATTCACCAGCTACTATGCCACCTTGCGCTTCCTGTATGGCATCAAGAAAACCGGGGAGACGGCGGTGACGCAATTTTTGAGGGAACGTGCAATAGCCGCCTACCGCATCGTGGATGACCACCTGCGGCAAACACCATTCCTTGTGGCTGCTCGGCCCACCATCGCGGACCTGTCTCTTGCAGGCTACGTCTACATGCCCGAAGATACGGGCCTGCCTCAGGAGGAGTTTCTTCACATCGCCAAGTGGAAGGACAGGATCCGGGATCTGCCAGGATGGCGACACCCCTACGATCTAATGCCCGGTCCAACATCGCTATAG
- a CDS encoding L-lactate permease — translation MLYIVWALPALIVIGLLASGRASTLVAASIGLLVAIVVALGAAPGEFQMYDGASALFRGAWIGWIVVPYILGGLLFWQMAIRPGDAAMPVESLRQNRQSRRRLLFAACFLIGQFSESATGFGVGIVGTMLLLRRLDLQPVYLMAFSLLSQTMILWGGMGNGAIVAGAFSRSDPTTLAVNASFFQVALNALWLPLYWRMAERAGVGAPFRECLSEVVWLGGSLLLLIAATRALGPEVSMLCAYGPVIVLRYLVDERPNADQLLDALRRMAPFAILITWLMATRLISPLSEFLLQTGRLEPFVGAPAWSPLFHAGTWLALGAVICAFVYGHVSSLGSQVLKAWRTGRLAILAIIIFSMMAELLSSSGIAAALGEGIHSAAGGGALTWLALVSAVFGALANSGNAANGLFMSSQVSLAKEAGLNVAAVIALQHTAALALNLISPVRMSIVCNMAGCRGQERAVYRAMLPFGAAVIAVLLTGSLMITYRVL, via the coding sequence TTGCTTTACATCGTCTGGGCATTGCCCGCGCTCATCGTCATCGGCCTGCTGGCAAGCGGTCGTGCTTCCACGCTCGTTGCCGCAAGCATCGGCCTGCTGGTTGCAATCGTTGTCGCGCTCGGTGCGGCGCCCGGCGAATTCCAGATGTACGACGGCGCCAGCGCGCTCTTCCGCGGCGCATGGATCGGCTGGATCGTTGTACCATATATACTGGGCGGGCTGTTATTCTGGCAGATGGCCATTCGGCCCGGGGATGCAGCGATGCCGGTCGAGAGCCTCCGGCAGAACAGGCAGTCCAGGCGGCGTCTACTGTTTGCGGCGTGCTTCCTGATCGGCCAGTTTTCTGAATCCGCGACCGGCTTTGGCGTCGGAATCGTCGGGACGATGCTGTTGTTGCGCAGGCTTGACCTGCAACCGGTCTATCTGATGGCCTTCAGCCTGCTGAGCCAGACGATGATCCTGTGGGGCGGCATGGGCAACGGTGCGATTGTCGCCGGCGCCTTCTCGCGAAGCGATCCAACCACGCTCGCTGTCAACGCCAGCTTTTTTCAAGTCGCCCTGAATGCGCTCTGGTTGCCACTCTACTGGAGGATGGCCGAAAGAGCAGGCGTCGGGGCTCCCTTCCGCGAGTGCCTCAGCGAGGTCGTCTGGCTCGGCGGAAGCCTGCTTCTGCTGATTGCGGCAACGCGAGCTCTGGGGCCTGAAGTTTCGATGCTCTGCGCCTATGGGCCGGTCATCGTGCTGCGTTATCTTGTCGATGAGCGCCCCAATGCAGACCAACTCCTTGACGCCCTACGGAGAATGGCGCCGTTTGCGATCCTCATCACATGGCTCATGGCAACCCGGCTGATCTCGCCCCTGAGCGAATTCCTGCTACAAACCGGGCGGCTCGAGCCGTTCGTCGGGGCCCCGGCTTGGTCGCCGCTGTTTCATGCGGGCACGTGGTTGGCTTTGGGCGCTGTCATCTGCGCATTCGTCTATGGTCATGTTTCCAGCTTGGGATCGCAAGTCCTCAAAGCCTGGAGAACCGGACGGCTCGCAATTCTCGCCATCATCATCTTCTCGATGATGGCAGAGCTGCTATCCAGCTCCGGGATTGCCGCGGCATTGGGAGAGGGAATACATTCCGCAGCCGGCGGAGGTGCGTTGACATGGCTTGCTCTTGTCTCGGCAGTGTTCGGAGCCCTTGCAAACAGTGGTAACGCCGCAAACGGCCTGTTCATGAGTTCGCAGGTCAGTCTTGCAAAGGAAGCGGGCCTCAATGTCGCGGCCGTGATTGCCCTGCAACATACCGCCGCCCTGGCGCTCAACCTGATTTCACCAGTTCGCATGTCCATTGTTTGCAATATGGCAGGTTGTCGCGGACAAGAGCGCGCAGTCTACCGGGCCATGTTGCCTTTTGGCGCCGCGGTCATAGCCGTTTTGCTGACGGGCTCGCTGATGATCACGTATCGTGTGCTTTAG
- a CDS encoding homoserine kinase has product MAVFTELSDEDRHAIVEAYGLTGLSSVIGIADGDRETTYLFRSAEGEFIVTLFENGAEPLDLERAFTTMETLHRAGVPCPEPRRTVDGNATFQAAGRLVAIVSFVSGSSTSDPSPAKCGSVGRVMGQIHMSLQSGLNRQPNLPSGPVHGALVFANVFFLGDEVSGVINFRLRHDDALIAEIADVLVDWTGVPDGGLDRRKAHALLSGYQAIRKLSAAEKTALPAFVLASTAKRAALGARRTSVPECALVAYHSVTPDMFDQ; this is encoded by the coding sequence ATGGCGGTATTTACCGAACTGTCTGACGAAGACCGCCACGCGATCGTGGAAGCTTACGGCTTGACAGGTTTGTCCTCCGTTATCGGCATCGCTGACGGCGATCGCGAAACGACCTATCTGTTCCGGTCTGCCGAAGGGGAGTTCATCGTGACCCTGTTTGAAAACGGGGCGGAGCCGCTCGACCTCGAGCGCGCTTTCACAACGATGGAAACGCTGCACAGGGCGGGTGTTCCCTGCCCCGAGCCCAGGCGCACCGTCGACGGCAATGCCACGTTTCAGGCTGCGGGTCGGCTTGTAGCCATCGTAAGCTTCGTGTCCGGGTCATCGACAAGTGACCCTTCGCCAGCCAAATGTGGGAGTGTGGGCCGCGTTATGGGCCAGATACACATGAGCTTGCAGAGTGGGCTCAACCGCCAGCCTAACTTACCATCGGGGCCCGTACATGGTGCATTGGTCTTCGCGAATGTCTTTTTTCTTGGCGATGAAGTCAGCGGCGTCATCAACTTCAGGCTTCGCCATGATGACGCCCTTATCGCTGAGATCGCCGACGTTCTCGTTGACTGGACAGGCGTGCCCGACGGCGGTTTGGACCGGCGCAAAGCCCATGCGCTCTTGAGCGGATATCAAGCCATCAGAAAGCTCTCGGCAGCAGAAAAAACAGCTTTGCCTGCGTTCGTTCTTGCCTCAACAGCCAAGCGCGCCGCCCTGGGCGCGAGAAGGACGTCAGTCCCTGAGTGCGCCCTTGTTGCCTATCATTCGGTCACGCCAGATATGTTCGACCAATAG
- a CDS encoding PDR/VanB family oxidoreductase encodes MGSPRIIMKLIVAGVHDEPGDVRVIELRHPRKPLLPPFEPGSHVDVHLPDGKVRQYSLCGDPEDLSRYTIAVKRETDGRGGSAWIHDTIAAGAELPVSAPRNHFPLRECDGPVLLLAGGIGITPILAMARALCRQRKTFELHYFSRSRSLAPLLGTLEKIIGSESLRLHFDDQVETRQDIHSLLLARPGGAQLYYCGPPGFMAAVAQASGHWPDGTVHFEAFQPPARDDAPPEPFTIVLRNGTVVPVPADESALSAIRAAGVLLMASCENGVCGTCECGYLEGQPIHRDAVLSNDARDRRFIPCVSRATGVLKLDL; translated from the coding sequence ATGGGATCTCCACGTATCATCATGAAACTGATCGTTGCCGGCGTCCACGACGAGCCGGGCGACGTCCGCGTGATTGAGCTGAGACACCCACGCAAGCCTCTTCTGCCGCCCTTTGAACCAGGATCGCATGTCGACGTCCACCTCCCCGACGGGAAGGTACGCCAATACTCGCTCTGCGGTGACCCGGAAGATCTCAGCCGCTACACGATAGCGGTGAAGCGCGAAACCGATGGCCGGGGCGGCTCGGCATGGATCCACGATACTATTGCAGCAGGCGCCGAGCTGCCCGTATCCGCCCCGCGCAATCATTTCCCGCTCAGGGAGTGTGACGGGCCGGTCCTTTTGCTGGCAGGAGGCATAGGGATCACACCTATCCTTGCAATGGCGCGGGCTCTCTGTCGGCAGCGCAAGACTTTTGAGCTCCATTATTTTTCGCGGAGCCGAAGCCTGGCACCGTTGCTGGGAACTTTGGAGAAGATCATTGGCTCCGAAAGCTTGAGGCTCCACTTCGACGATCAAGTCGAAACCCGGCAGGACATTCATAGCCTGTTGTTGGCGCGGCCCGGTGGTGCGCAGCTTTATTATTGCGGGCCTCCCGGCTTCATGGCAGCCGTTGCCCAGGCTTCAGGACACTGGCCGGATGGCACGGTCCATTTCGAAGCCTTTCAGCCGCCGGCCCGGGATGATGCTCCACCCGAACCGTTCACGATTGTGCTTCGTAACGGGACAGTTGTTCCGGTACCTGCAGACGAGTCAGCGCTATCGGCCATTCGCGCCGCCGGCGTGTTGCTGATGGCGTCCTGCGAGAACGGCGTCTGCGGAACCTGCGAGTGCGGGTATTTGGAAGGACAGCCAATTCATCGCGATGCAGTGCTTTCAAACGACGCGCGTGACCGTCGGTTTATCCCGTGCGTATCACGCGCGACGGGCGTTCTGAAACTCGACTTGTAA